The following are encoded together in the Serratia sp. UGAL515B_01 genome:
- the lolC gene encoding lipoprotein-releasing ABC transporter permease subunit LolC, with product MYQPVALFIGLRYMRGRASDRFGRFVSWLSTIGITLGVMALVTVLSVMNGFEKDLENNILGLMPQALITSKQGSINPEQLPASAVQGLRGVSRVAPLTTGDVVLQSARSVAVGVILGVNPDEADPLSPYLINVKQQQLQPGEYNLILGEQLAGQLGLKRGDQLRLMVPSASQFTPMGRIPSQRLFTVMGTFHANSEVDGYQLLANQQDVSRLMRYPAGNITGWRLFLQQPLSVDSLSQQALPEGTIWKDWRDRKGELFQAVRMEKNMMGLLLSLIVAVAAFNIITSLGLLVMEKQGEVAILQTQGLTRRQIMLVFMVQGASAGIIGSLLGTLLGVLLATNLNNLMPVLGALIDGASLPVMVAPLQVTLIAVVAMAVSLLSTLYPSWRAAAVQPAEALRYE from the coding sequence ATGTATCAACCTGTCGCGTTATTTATTGGTCTGCGTTATATGCGCGGGCGTGCCTCAGACCGCTTTGGGCGGTTTGTTTCCTGGCTCTCTACCATTGGCATTACGCTGGGGGTGATGGCTCTGGTCACCGTGCTTTCAGTGATGAATGGTTTTGAGAAAGATCTCGAAAACAACATTCTGGGTTTAATGCCACAAGCGCTGATTACCAGCAAACAAGGGTCTATCAATCCTGAACAACTCCCCGCTTCTGCGGTACAGGGGCTACGTGGTGTTTCCCGCGTTGCCCCCTTGACTACCGGGGATGTGGTGTTGCAAAGCGCTCGTAGTGTGGCTGTCGGGGTGATCTTAGGTGTTAACCCGGATGAGGCCGATCCATTGTCACCCTACCTGATTAACGTCAAGCAACAGCAACTGCAACCGGGCGAATATAACCTTATCCTGGGTGAACAGCTTGCAGGGCAGTTGGGCCTCAAACGTGGCGATCAGTTGCGTCTGATGGTGCCGAGTGCCAGCCAGTTTACGCCGATGGGCCGCATCCCAAGCCAGCGTCTGTTTACGGTGATGGGTACTTTTCACGCCAATAGCGAAGTCGATGGTTATCAGTTACTGGCAAATCAGCAGGATGTTTCGCGCTTGATGCGTTATCCGGCGGGCAATATTACCGGTTGGCGTCTCTTTTTGCAGCAACCGCTGAGTGTGGACTCGCTCAGTCAACAAGCGTTACCCGAAGGTACCATTTGGAAAGACTGGCGTGACCGTAAAGGGGAGTTGTTCCAGGCGGTACGGATGGAGAAAAATATGATGGGGTTGTTGCTCAGCCTGATCGTTGCGGTTGCCGCATTCAACATCATCACTTCCCTGGGCTTGTTGGTGATGGAGAAACAAGGCGAAGTTGCCATTCTGCAGACACAAGGTCTGACGCGGCGTCAGATTATGCTGGTGTTTATGGTACAGGGTGCTAGCGCAGGGATTATTGGCTCACTGTTGGGCACCCTCTTGGGTGTTTTACTGGCTACCAACCTGAACAACCTGATGCCAGTTCTAGGTGCTCTGATCGACGGTGCTTCACTGCCGGTTATGGTTGCCCCGTTACAGGTAACCCTTATTGCTGTGGTGGCAATGGCAGTTTCTCTGTTATCTACGCTTTACCCTTCATGGCGCGCTGCCGCCGTACAACCTGCTGAGGCTTTACGTTATGAGTAA
- the lolE gene encoding lipoprotein-releasing ABC transporter permease subunit LolE, with the protein MSASPLSLLMALRFSRGRRRGGMVSLISVISTMGIALGVAVLIVGLSAMNGFERELQNRILAVVPHGEIEPVNQPFIGWPEVLQRVEKVPGILAAAPYINFTGLMENGAQLRAVQVKGVDPAQESQLSALPKYVKDNAWGNFNSGENQVILGQGVAEALGVKRGSYVTVMIPNSDPEMKLLQPKRIRLHVTGILQLSGQLDHSLAMVPLADAQQYLDMGDSVTGIAIKVNDVFNANKLVRDAGEVTNAYVYIKSWIGTFGYMYRDIQMIRAIMYLAMVLVIGVACFNIVSTLVMAVKDKSSDIAVLRTLGAKDGFIRAIFIWYGLLAGLVGSLSGVVVGVIASLHLTNIIKGIEKLIGHSFLSGDIYFINFLPSELHWLDVVIVLATALVLSLLASWYPARRASRIDPARVLSGQ; encoded by the coding sequence ATGAGCGCATCGCCACTTTCATTGCTGATGGCGTTGCGTTTTAGCCGTGGCCGGCGGCGTGGCGGCATGGTTTCACTGATTTCTGTCATTTCAACCATGGGCATAGCGCTGGGGGTGGCGGTGTTGATCGTTGGCCTGAGTGCGATGAACGGTTTTGAACGTGAGTTGCAGAACCGCATTTTGGCGGTGGTTCCACATGGTGAGATTGAGCCGGTTAATCAACCGTTTATAGGCTGGCCTGAAGTCTTACAGCGTGTTGAGAAAGTGCCGGGGATTTTAGCGGCAGCACCGTATATCAACTTTACCGGACTAATGGAAAACGGTGCCCAACTGCGTGCTGTGCAGGTGAAGGGTGTTGATCCCGCGCAGGAAAGCCAACTTAGTGCGCTACCGAAGTATGTAAAAGATAATGCTTGGGGCAATTTTAACAGTGGTGAGAACCAGGTGATCCTAGGGCAAGGGGTAGCTGAAGCGTTGGGGGTAAAGCGAGGCTCTTATGTTACGGTGATGATCCCGAACAGCGATCCTGAAATGAAATTGCTGCAACCGAAACGTATTCGCCTGCACGTCACCGGAATTCTGCAGTTAAGTGGCCAGCTTGATCACAGCCTAGCGATGGTGCCGTTGGCAGATGCTCAGCAGTATCTTGATATGGGTGATAGCGTGACCGGGATTGCCATCAAGGTTAACGACGTGTTTAACGCCAACAAACTGGTGCGCGATGCGGGTGAAGTTACCAATGCCTATGTCTACATCAAGAGCTGGATTGGTACCTTTGGCTACATGTATCGCGATATTCAAATGATCCGCGCCATCATGTATCTGGCGATGGTATTAGTGATAGGCGTGGCCTGCTTCAATATTGTTTCTACGCTGGTGATGGCGGTGAAAGACAAAAGTAGCGATATCGCCGTGCTGCGCACCTTGGGAGCGAAAGACGGATTTATCCGCGCCATCTTTATTTGGTATGGTTTATTGGCTGGACTGGTGGGTAGCCTGAGTGGTGTGGTCGTGGGGGTGATTGCCTCGTTGCACCTGACCAATATCATCAAGGGTATCGAAAAGCTCATCGGCCACTCTTTCCTGTCTGGGGATATCTATTTTATCAATTTCCTGCCGTCTGAGTTGCACTGGCTGGACGTGGTGATTGTATTGGCAACGGCGCTGGTGCTTAGTTTGTTGGCCAGTTGGTACCCGGCTCGGCGTGCAAGCCGTATCGATCCGGCCAGGGTGCTGAGCGGGCAGTAA
- the nagK gene encoding N-acetylglucosamine kinase, whose product MYYGFDMGGTKIELGVFDTDLQHIWQKRVPTPCDDYQQLLAVLHALIVEADAFCGKRGLVGIGIPGLPNEDGTLFTANVPAAMGQTLPRDLGALIGREVKVENDANCFVLSEAWDREFRCYPTVLGIILGTGVGGGLIVNGKVMSGRNYIAGEFGHLRLPVDALEVLGRGIPRIACGCGHDGCIENYISGRGFEWMYAHFYQQHLPARQIIAHYQAGEPQAMAHVDRFLEVLAICLGNLLTIIDPHLVVIGGGLSNFEEIYQALPKRLPAHLLRVAKLPRIEKARYGDAGGVRGAAFLNLLGSH is encoded by the coding sequence ATGTACTACGGTTTCGATATGGGGGGTACCAAGATTGAATTGGGCGTATTCGATACCGATCTACAGCATATCTGGCAAAAACGTGTACCAACGCCCTGTGATGACTACCAGCAGCTGCTGGCGGTATTGCACGCTCTGATCGTTGAAGCCGATGCCTTTTGCGGCAAGAGGGGATTGGTAGGGATAGGCATTCCTGGGTTACCTAATGAAGATGGTACCCTGTTTACCGCCAACGTCCCGGCGGCAATGGGACAGACACTACCGCGCGATCTGGGCGCACTTATTGGCCGTGAGGTGAAGGTAGAAAACGATGCCAACTGTTTTGTACTTTCCGAAGCATGGGATCGCGAGTTCCGCTGTTACCCGACCGTATTGGGCATTATTTTGGGTACTGGCGTTGGCGGCGGTTTGATCGTTAATGGTAAAGTGATGTCCGGGCGTAATTATATCGCTGGGGAATTTGGCCATCTACGGTTGCCTGTGGACGCGTTGGAAGTGCTGGGACGAGGTATTCCTCGCATTGCCTGCGGTTGTGGCCACGATGGCTGCATTGAAAATTATATTTCGGGCCGTGGGTTTGAATGGATGTACGCACATTTCTATCAGCAGCACCTGCCAGCACGGCAAATCATTGCGCATTATCAAGCGGGTGAACCACAGGCGATGGCACATGTTGATAGATTCCTGGAGGTTTTGGCAATTTGCCTGGGTAATTTGCTGACTATAATAGATCCCCATCTGGTGGTAATCGGTGGTGGTTTATCAAATTTCGAAGAAATTTATCAGGCGTTGCCTAAGCGGTTGCCAGCCCATCTGTTACGTGTCGCAAAATTGCCGCGCATTGAGAAAGCACGTTACGGTGATGCGGGTGGTGTGCGCGGGGCTGCGTTCCTCAATTTGTTGGGAAGTCATTAA
- a CDS encoding threo-3-hydroxy-L-aspartate ammonia-lyase, translating to MNTTPYCITASDIAKAAKILQSHAIRTPVMTSHQADKIAGAQLFFKCENYQRIGAFKFRGAYNAISQLTQAQRQAGVIAFSSGNHAQAIALAARELGVSATIVMPHDAPATKLAATRGYGANIVIYQRHSEDREVIAQDLSTERNLTLIPPYDYPQVIAGQGTVAKELIEEVGQLDILLVCTGGGGLLSGCAVAAHQWSPGCRVFGVEPLAGNDVQQALRSGNRIRIPVPQTIADGAQTQQVGHLTFPIIQQYVEDILTVTDKQLCQQMRFFMERMKMVVEPTGCLAAAAAMNRLIDLNGKKVGVIVSGGNVDVDKIEQYLSMARE from the coding sequence ATGAACACAACGCCGTACTGTATTACTGCCAGCGATATCGCCAAAGCAGCTAAAATCCTGCAAAGTCACGCCATTCGAACACCAGTCATGACCTCGCATCAGGCCGACAAAATCGCTGGGGCCCAGCTATTTTTCAAGTGCGAGAACTACCAGCGCATCGGGGCCTTTAAATTCCGTGGAGCCTATAATGCCATCAGTCAATTGACGCAGGCTCAGCGCCAGGCGGGGGTTATTGCCTTCTCATCAGGCAACCACGCGCAGGCGATAGCACTGGCAGCACGGGAGCTTGGGGTAAGTGCCACCATCGTGATGCCCCATGATGCTCCAGCCACCAAACTGGCTGCAACGCGCGGTTACGGGGCAAATATCGTGATCTACCAGCGCCACAGCGAAGACCGGGAGGTGATTGCTCAAGACCTGTCAACTGAGCGAAATTTAACCCTCATTCCGCCTTACGATTATCCACAGGTTATTGCAGGCCAAGGTACAGTAGCCAAAGAACTGATAGAGGAAGTTGGGCAATTGGATATTTTGCTGGTCTGCACTGGTGGTGGCGGATTGCTATCCGGTTGCGCTGTAGCTGCACACCAGTGGTCACCGGGCTGCCGGGTCTTTGGTGTGGAGCCACTTGCAGGCAATGATGTTCAGCAAGCTTTGCGCAGTGGAAACAGGATACGTATTCCAGTACCACAAACCATCGCCGATGGTGCACAAACTCAGCAGGTCGGTCATCTCACCTTCCCCATCATTCAACAATATGTGGAAGATATCCTGACGGTGACCGACAAGCAGTTGTGCCAACAAATGCGCTTTTTCATGGAACGGATGAAAATGGTCGTTGAGCCCACCGGCTGCCTGGCTGCTGCCGCGGCCATGAATCGACTAATCGACCTGAACGGTAAAAAAGTTGGGGTGATCGTCAGTGGCGGAAATGTCGATGTGGACAAAATCGAGCAGTACCTCAGCATGGCGAGAGAGTAA
- the lolD gene encoding lipoprotein-releasing ABC transporter ATP-binding protein LolD produces the protein MSNHLLLRCDNLCKTYQEGNLQTDVLRNVSFAMQPGEMMAIVGSSGSGKSTLLHLLGGLDSPTSGEVIYKEQSLNSLSSAAKAELRNRQLGFIYQFHHLLPDFTALENAAMPLLIGGTKPAQAQEKAQEMLAAVGLEKRSKHRPSELSGGERQRVAIARALVNNPSLVLADEPTGNLDKRTADSIFDLLGELNVRQGTAFLVVTHDLQLAKRLSRQLEMADGHLQDQLTLMGAD, from the coding sequence ATGAGTAACCATCTTTTGCTGCGGTGTGACAACCTGTGCAAGACCTATCAGGAAGGCAATCTGCAGACCGATGTGCTGCGCAACGTGAGTTTTGCCATGCAGCCGGGCGAGATGATGGCCATCGTCGGGAGTTCAGGATCAGGTAAGAGTACGCTGCTGCATCTTCTGGGGGGACTGGATTCCCCCACGTCAGGTGAGGTGATTTACAAAGAGCAGTCGCTAAATTCGCTCTCTTCCGCCGCCAAAGCGGAGCTGAGAAATCGCCAGCTTGGTTTTATCTACCAGTTTCATCATTTGTTACCGGACTTCACTGCGTTGGAAAATGCTGCAATGCCACTGCTGATTGGAGGCACAAAACCGGCGCAGGCACAAGAGAAAGCGCAGGAGATGCTGGCGGCAGTCGGATTAGAAAAACGCAGTAAGCATCGGCCATCTGAACTTTCCGGTGGGGAACGCCAACGAGTGGCGATAGCTCGTGCGCTGGTGAACAATCCTTCGCTGGTACTGGCAGATGAACCGACCGGTAATCTCGATAAACGCACAGCAGACAGTATTTTCGATTTACTTGGGGAATTGAATGTGCGCCAGGGTACCGCGTTTCTGGTCGTCACTCATGACTTACAATTAGCCAAACGCCTCAGCCGTCAGTTGGAAATGGCTGACGGTCATTTACAAGATCAACTCACCCTGATGGGAGCTGACTAA
- the potD gene encoding spermidine/putrescine ABC transporter substrate-binding protein PotD, giving the protein MKKWSHLLAAGVMALSIFSASAADDGKTLYFYNWTEYVPPGLLEQFTKETGIKVIYSTYESNESMYAKLKTYKDGAYDLVVPSTYFIAKMSKEGMLQKIDKSKLSNFKDLDPGLLNKSFDPHNDFSIPYIWGATAIGVNTDAIDSKTITSWADLWKPEYKGSLLLTDDAREVFQIALRKLGYSGNTTDPKEIEAAYNELKKLMPNVLAFNSDNPANPYMEGEVNLGMVWNGSAFVARQAGIPLDIVWPSEGGIFWMDSLAIPSNAKNVDGALKLIDFLLRPEIALQVAQTIGYPTPNLAAKKLLPKEIANDKSLYPDDTVIENGEWQNDVGETSTLYETYFQQLKAGR; this is encoded by the coding sequence ATGAAAAAGTGGTCACATCTGCTCGCAGCCGGGGTGATGGCACTGAGCATTTTCTCTGCAAGTGCCGCCGATGACGGCAAAACGCTCTATTTCTATAACTGGACGGAATATGTTCCACCAGGCCTGTTGGAACAGTTCACCAAAGAAACCGGCATCAAGGTGATCTACTCGACCTATGAATCCAACGAAAGCATGTATGCCAAGCTAAAAACCTACAAGGACGGCGCATACGACCTGGTAGTTCCTTCAACCTATTTCATTGCGAAAATGAGCAAGGAAGGGATGCTGCAAAAGATCGACAAGAGTAAACTCAGTAATTTCAAAGATCTCGATCCTGGCCTGCTGAACAAATCTTTCGATCCGCATAACGACTTCTCGATCCCCTATATTTGGGGTGCTACCGCCATTGGCGTGAATACCGATGCGATTGACTCAAAAACCATCACCTCCTGGGCCGATCTATGGAAACCTGAATATAAAGGGAGTTTGCTGCTGACTGACGACGCGCGCGAAGTGTTCCAGATTGCGCTGCGTAAACTGGGTTATTCGGGCAATACTACCGACCCTAAAGAGATCGAAGCCGCTTATAACGAACTGAAAAAGCTGATGCCTAACGTGTTGGCATTTAATTCCGATAATCCGGCTAATCCTTATATGGAAGGAGAGGTGAACCTGGGCATGGTATGGAACGGCTCCGCTTTCGTCGCACGCCAAGCCGGCATACCGCTTGATATCGTTTGGCCCAGCGAGGGGGGGATTTTCTGGATGGACAGTCTGGCTATTCCATCAAATGCTAAAAATGTTGATGGTGCATTGAAGCTGATCGACTTCCTGTTACGCCCGGAAATTGCATTACAGGTTGCGCAAACTATCGGTTACCCTACGCCCAATCTGGCGGCAAAAAAGCTTCTTCCTAAAGAGATCGCTAATGACAAATCATTATATCCGGACGATACCGTCATTGAGAATGGTGAATGGCAGAATGACGTGGGTGAAACCAGCACGCTGTATGAGACCTATTTCCAACAGCTGAAAGCCGGGCGCTGA
- the cobB gene encoding Sir2 family NAD+-dependent deacetylase: MHTRHRLCQFRKSKHVLHQRFRSRIFHRDTMAAAELKKPFVVVLTGAGISAESGIRTFRADDGLWEEHKVEDVATLDGFKRDPALVQAFYNARRRQLQQAEIAPNTAHRVLADLEEWLGDNFLLVTQNIDNLHERAGSKRVLHMHGELLKVRCTRSGQVFEWREDLNVDERCHCCQFPAPLRPHVVWFGEMPLEMNEIYEALAKADFFVAIGTSGNVYPAAGFVHEARLGGAYTMELNLEPSQVESQFEEKHYGLASEVVPRFVHKFLMGKVERAD; the protein is encoded by the coding sequence ATGCACACTCGGCATCGGCTGTGTCAGTTTCGAAAGAGTAAGCATGTGCTGCATCAGCGCTTTCGTTCGCGCATTTTTCATCGTGATACTATGGCGGCGGCTGAGCTTAAGAAACCTTTTGTTGTGGTGCTAACAGGCGCAGGCATTTCTGCAGAGTCCGGCATCCGTACTTTCCGCGCTGATGATGGGTTGTGGGAGGAACATAAGGTTGAGGATGTTGCCACGCTGGACGGATTTAAACGCGATCCCGCGCTGGTACAGGCATTTTATAACGCCCGCCGCCGGCAGTTACAGCAGGCTGAGATTGCTCCGAATACAGCGCACCGTGTACTGGCCGATCTGGAAGAGTGGTTAGGGGATAATTTTCTGCTGGTGACGCAAAACATTGATAATTTGCATGAACGTGCAGGAAGTAAGCGAGTACTACATATGCACGGTGAGCTGCTCAAAGTGCGTTGTACCCGCTCTGGACAGGTGTTTGAGTGGCGCGAAGATCTGAATGTTGATGAACGTTGCCACTGTTGCCAGTTTCCGGCTCCGCTACGGCCGCATGTGGTATGGTTTGGTGAAATGCCGCTAGAGATGAATGAGATCTACGAGGCATTAGCAAAAGCTGATTTCTTCGTGGCCATTGGCACCTCTGGCAACGTTTACCCGGCCGCTGGTTTTGTGCATGAGGCGCGGTTGGGTGGTGCTTATACCATGGAGCTGAATCTGGAGCCGAGTCAGGTAGAAAGCCAGTTCGAAGAGAAACATTACGGCTTGGCCAGTGAAGTTGTGCCACGTTTTGTGCACAAATTCCTGATGGGTAAGGTCGAACGGGCAGATTAA
- the mfd gene encoding transcription-repair coupling factor has translation MSIQDNSRSSASSSSRYTLPVRAGDLRQLGQLTGSACAVECAEIVEHHPGPVMLIAPDMQNALRLRDEIQQFTSQMVTTLSDWEILPYDSFSPHQEIISARLSSLYHLPTMARGIIILPVNTLMQRVCPHEFLHGHALVMNKGQRLSRDLLRSQLEQAGYRSVDQVMEHGEFATRGALLDLYPMGSEEPYRIDFFDDEIDSLRTFDVDTQRTLNEVNAINLLPAHEFPTDKTAIELFRSQWREQFEVRRDAEHIYQQVSKGTWPAGIEYWQPLFFSQPLPSLFSYLPANTLIVNTGNLESAAERFWLDVNQRYENRRIDPMRPLIAPDTLWLRVDALFGELKAWPRVALKTEQLPAKAGNTNLGYQTLPELAVQAQQKAPLDNLRRFIENFTGSVIFSVESEGRRETLQELLGRIKLSTRLIQRLDEIEAPGHYMMLGASERGFLDTLRERALICESDLLGERVSRRRQDKRRTINTDTLIRNLAELHPGQPVVHLEHGVGRYVGLTTLEAGGIKAEYLILSYSGEDKLYVPVSSLHLISRYAGGADENAPLHKLGGDAWSRARQKAAERVRDVAAELLDIYAQRAAKSGFAFKHNRDQYQLFCQAFPFETTPDQEQAINAVLSDMCQPLAMDRLVCGDVGFGKTEVAMRAAFLAVENGKQVAVLVPTTLLAQQHFDNFRDRFANWPIRIEMMSRFRSAKEQQQILQETAEGKVDILIGTHKLLQSDLRWKDLGLLVVDEEHRFGVRHKERIKAMRANVDILTLTATPIPRTLNMAMSGMRDLSIIATPPARRLAVKTFVREYDSLVVREAILREVLRGGQVYYLYNDVENIDKAAQKLAELVPEARIAIGHGQMRERDLERVMNDFHHQRFNVLVCTTIIETGIDIPSANTIIIERADRFGLAQLHQLRGRVGRSHHQAYAYLLTPMPKTMSVDAQKRLEAIATLEDLGAGFALATHDLEIRGAGELLGEDQSGQMTTVGFSLYMELLESAVDALKNGREPSLEDLTNSMSEVELRMPALLPDDFVPDVNTRLSFYKRIASAKNAAELEELKVELIDRFGLLPDAARQLLQSAAIRQDAQKLGIKRIEGNERGGFIEFGEKNRVDPGYLIGLLQSKPQVYRLDGPTKLKFMLDLTDRPTRLKFIAELLDTFKENTLLA, from the coding sequence ATGAGCATTCAAGATAATAGCCGCAGTTCGGCATCATCCTCTTCCCGTTACACTTTACCTGTTCGTGCGGGTGATTTACGCCAGCTAGGACAACTCACCGGTTCTGCCTGTGCCGTTGAATGTGCCGAGATCGTCGAGCACCACCCAGGTCCTGTGATGCTCATTGCGCCGGATATGCAGAATGCGTTACGGCTGCGAGACGAAATCCAGCAATTCACCAGTCAGATGGTTACCACGCTTTCAGACTGGGAAATCCTGCCGTACGACAGCTTTTCTCCCCATCAGGAAATTATCTCTGCTCGTCTTTCCAGCCTGTACCACCTGCCAACCATGGCTCGTGGAATTATTATTCTGCCGGTAAACACACTGATGCAACGTGTTTGCCCACATGAATTCCTGCACGGACATGCTCTGGTGATGAACAAGGGACAACGCCTATCCAGAGATCTGCTACGTAGTCAATTGGAACAAGCGGGTTACCGCAGCGTCGATCAGGTTATGGAACACGGCGAGTTCGCCACACGAGGGGCTTTACTTGATTTGTACCCGATGGGCAGTGAAGAACCCTACCGTATAGACTTTTTTGATGATGAGATAGACAGCCTGCGTACTTTCGATGTCGACACTCAGCGTACATTAAACGAAGTGAATGCCATCAACCTGCTACCTGCCCATGAGTTCCCAACTGATAAAACTGCCATTGAACTGTTCCGTAGCCAATGGCGCGAACAGTTTGAGGTTCGCCGCGACGCCGAGCATATTTATCAACAAGTAAGTAAAGGTACATGGCCTGCAGGTATTGAATACTGGCAACCGCTGTTCTTCAGCCAACCATTGCCTTCCTTGTTTAGCTACCTACCGGCGAACACGTTAATCGTTAATACCGGCAATCTGGAGAGTGCTGCCGAGCGTTTCTGGCTTGATGTGAATCAGCGTTACGAAAATCGACGCATCGACCCAATGCGGCCATTGATTGCACCGGACACACTGTGGCTGCGCGTTGATGCTTTATTTGGCGAGCTGAAAGCCTGGCCACGCGTAGCACTGAAGACCGAACAGTTGCCTGCCAAGGCAGGCAATACCAACCTGGGTTATCAGACGCTTCCCGAGCTGGCTGTGCAGGCTCAACAGAAAGCACCGTTGGATAATCTGCGCCGATTCATTGAAAACTTCACCGGCAGCGTCATTTTCTCGGTAGAAAGTGAAGGCCGCCGTGAAACCCTGCAGGAACTGCTTGGTCGCATCAAGCTGAGTACCCGCTTGATCCAGCGTCTGGATGAAATCGAAGCGCCAGGCCACTATATGATGCTTGGAGCCTCCGAGCGCGGTTTCCTTGATACCCTACGCGAACGCGCTTTGATTTGTGAGAGCGATCTGCTTGGCGAGCGGGTCAGTCGCCGTCGGCAGGATAAGCGCCGCACGATTAATACCGATACGCTGATCCGCAACCTGGCGGAATTGCATCCTGGGCAACCAGTAGTGCATTTGGAGCACGGTGTTGGCCGCTATGTGGGCCTGACAACGCTGGAAGCGGGTGGTATCAAAGCGGAGTATCTGATCCTCTCCTATTCTGGTGAAGACAAACTCTATGTGCCCGTCTCTTCCCTGCATTTGATCAGCCGTTACGCCGGTGGTGCAGACGAGAATGCGCCACTGCATAAACTGGGGGGCGATGCGTGGTCACGCGCCAGGCAGAAAGCCGCCGAACGCGTGCGTGACGTCGCTGCCGAGCTGTTGGATATCTATGCTCAACGCGCCGCTAAATCTGGCTTTGCGTTTAAACACAATCGTGATCAATACCAGCTGTTCTGCCAAGCCTTTCCGTTTGAGACTACTCCCGACCAAGAGCAGGCTATCAATGCGGTACTGAGCGATATGTGCCAACCATTAGCGATGGATCGGCTGGTGTGCGGTGACGTGGGCTTTGGGAAAACTGAAGTGGCGATGCGCGCGGCGTTTCTGGCCGTTGAAAACGGTAAACAGGTGGCGGTATTGGTACCGACTACGCTATTGGCACAACAACATTTCGATAACTTCCGTGACCGCTTTGCCAACTGGCCGATACGTATTGAAATGATGTCGCGTTTTCGCAGCGCCAAGGAACAGCAACAAATTTTGCAAGAAACCGCAGAGGGCAAAGTTGATATTTTGATTGGTACCCATAAGCTGTTGCAGAGCGATCTCCGCTGGAAAGACTTAGGGTTGCTGGTTGTTGATGAGGAACACCGCTTTGGTGTACGCCATAAAGAACGCATCAAGGCAATGCGCGCCAACGTGGATATCCTGACGCTGACCGCCACACCGATCCCACGCACGTTGAATATGGCGATGAGTGGCATGCGCGACCTTTCGATCATTGCTACCCCACCAGCACGCCGTTTAGCGGTAAAAACTTTTGTACGAGAGTACGATAGCCTCGTCGTACGCGAAGCCATTCTGCGTGAAGTGTTGCGTGGTGGCCAGGTTTACTATCTATACAACGATGTAGAAAACATCGATAAAGCGGCACAGAAACTGGCAGAGCTGGTGCCTGAAGCGCGCATCGCCATTGGTCACGGCCAAATGCGTGAGCGGGATCTGGAAAGGGTGATGAACGATTTTCATCACCAGCGTTTCAACGTGCTGGTCTGCACCACCATTATAGAAACGGGTATCGACATCCCGAGTGCCAATACCATTATTATCGAACGTGCCGATCGCTTTGGGCTAGCGCAATTGCACCAACTGCGTGGCCGCGTGGGGCGTTCACATCATCAGGCCTACGCTTATCTGTTAACGCCAATGCCAAAAACCATGAGCGTTGATGCACAAAAGCGCCTTGAGGCGATCGCCACACTGGAAGATTTGGGAGCAGGGTTTGCGCTGGCGACACACGATCTGGAAATACGCGGCGCGGGAGAATTACTGGGGGAAGATCAGAGTGGTCAAATGACTACCGTGGGTTTCTCACTGTATATGGAGTTACTGGAAAGTGCTGTGGACGCTTTGAAGAATGGGCGTGAACCCTCACTTGAAGATCTCACCAACAGCATGAGCGAAGTGGAACTGCGCATGCCTGCTCTGCTGCCCGATGACTTTGTCCCTGATGTGAATACCCGTCTATCTTTCTACAAACGTATTGCCAGCGCCAAAAATGCCGCAGAACTGGAAGAGTTAAAAGTAGAACTGATCGACCGTTTTGGTTTGCTGCCCGATGCTGCTCGTCAGCTGCTGCAAAGTGCCGCAATACGCCAGGATGCGCAAAAGCTGGGGATCAAACGCATCGAAGGCAATGAACGCGGCGGTTTCATCGAGTTTGGTGAGAAAAACCGTGTCGACCCAGGTTACCTGATTGGTCTGCTGCAGAGTAAGCCGCAGGTTTATCGCCTAGATGGCCCAACCAAGCTGAAATTTATGTTGGATCTTACTGACCGCCCTACTCGCTTGAAGTTTATCGCGGAACTCCTGGACACCTTTAAAGAAAATACGCTGCTGGCATAG